CTAACCGCTTCGGCTACTACAAGAAGGGCGAGGAGTATTGGCTGCCGTTGTATGAGGGCAAGATGGTACAACACTATGATCATAAATCATCAAAAATAGTAATAAATCCATCAAATCCACATAGACCTGCTCAACAAGTTAAAGTCAGTAATGAAGAAAAATTATCTTGCATATTAACTAATAATTATTGGGTAAATGAAGATAAAATTAACAGATTTAATATTATTAGCTCATGGTTAATAGGTATTAAGAACACAGGATCTAATACTAATATGCGTTCTATTATACCCACTCATCTACCAAGCGTAGCCTTTGGTAACTCTCTACAAATATTGCTAATAAGTAATATATTTTATAATGTTATGCATTCATTATATACCAATTACGCTTCATTTTGTTTAGATTACGCTTTTCGTGGAACTATGGGTGGTAGTAATCTTAATTTCTTTTTATTAGAACAAGTACCCATCTTTCCCCCCGAGCGTTACGATCAGCCCCTCAATGCCGCCGACGCCACACCCCTGACCAAGCGCCTGAAACCCCTCGTACTGGAGCTGGTCTATACCGCCTGGGACATGCAGCCCTTCGCCCGGGAGCTAGGCTACGAGGGCGAGCCCTTCGTCTGGAACGAGGAACGCCGCGCCCACCTCAAGGCAAGGATTGACGCGGCGTACATGATCATGTACGGTATGAGCATCGAGGACGCGGACTACATCCTGGAGACCTTCCCCATCGTCAAGCGCCAGGACGAGAAGGCCTACGGCTTCTACCGTACCAGGGAGCTGATCAAGGGCTACATGCGCGCGCTGGCGGCCGGGGACTGGGAGACGGTGGTTTCCATATAACATAAAGGAGAGCTTATGTGCCCCCCGAACTTTAAAGTACAAACAATCATCATAAACCCGAATAATAAAGAGGTCACTATTACTGGCCTTGAAGAACCAACTCGGCAATGTTTTACAGCTTATAGACTATCAAAACCAAGCGGTGAGGCTGTTGCTTTAATTATATATGATTATGTTGCTATAACGGATAAAGAACTTATGAATAAGTTACTAGAGGACCTGCGTGATTTCATAAAACAAAAAGAAGATGAGCTTGAAGAAAGTTAGATCAAAGAACAGCCTAGTAGAAAACAGGCCGCCGAAAGGCGGCCTTTGCGATAACCGATCCCGGCGCCGGGCTCGGGCGTTTTTTACGGAATCGCTCCGTTCAGTCGGCTGGACGTTCCTGGACGATCCGCTGGGGCGGGGTCTCGCCGTCGGCGAGCAGCTCTTCGGCCCGGGTCCGATCGGCCCCGGCCAGCCGCAGGGCGATGCCGCAGTCCGGGATGCCCGGGGGGTTGGAGACCAGCTCGCCGGAGATGCCGGCGTCCTCCAGCTCGCGGTAGGCGGCGATGGTGTGCATCGTGGTGCGGAAGACGAAGTACAGCCGGGGGGCGCTCATCGTTTCCTCCGGCGCAGCGTCTCGATAACGGTAAACAAGTGGTCGAGGTCGTCGTCGGTCGTGAAGGCTCCGAGGCCGACGCGCACGGCGCCGCGTTCGAGGGTGCCGGCCAGCTCGTGGGCGCCGGGGGCGCAGTGCAGGCCGCTGCGGGTCTGGATGCCGCCGGTTTCCTCGAGGGCGGCGCCCAGCATCTGGGCCTCCCAGCCGGGCAGATTGAAGGCCGCCAGGGCGCCGCGCAGCTTTGGCGACAGCGGCCCGAGGACCTCGGCCCCGCAGTCGAGCAGGCCGTCGAGCAGCCGGGCGGCCAGGCGGCGCTCGTGGGCGTAGACCTCCCGCGGTCCCCGCTCGACCAGCCAGTCGATCCCCGCCCGCAGACCGGCCAGGCCGACGACGTTGTAGGTCCCGGCCTCGAGGCGTTCGGGCAGCTCCGGCGGCATGTCCGGTGTGCGGGAATCCCCGCCGCCGCCGCGCATCAGCGGCTCGAGTTCGAGGTCCGGCCCGAGGACCAAGCCCCCCGTACCCTGGGGTCCGCAGAGGGCCTTGTGTCCGGTAAAGGCCGTCAGGTCGACGCCCCAGTCGTCCAGCTCGAGGGGCCCGGCCCCGGCGGACTGGGCGCAATCGGCCAGCACCAGGGCCCCCCGGCGCCGGGCGACGGCGCAGATCCGCTCCAGCGAATGGACGGTCCCCAGGACGTTGGAAAC
This region of Candidatus Coatesbacteria bacterium genomic DNA includes:
- a CDS encoding aminotransferase class V-fold PLP-dependent enzyme, which encodes MEPVYLDNAATSWPKPPVVGRAMVDYLERCGGSAGRGSHRRAIEAGLEVYRTREAVAGLLGVAVPNRVVFGPNATWAVNQALCGLLRPGDRVVADVCSHNAVRRPLLALERRLGLEVVWWSPEDQRRPLDPRRLDELLAAKPTRLVTVCHVSNVLGTVHSLERICAVARRRGALVLADCAQSAGAGPLELDDWGVDLTAFTGHKALCGPQGTGGLVLGPDLELEPLMRGGGGDSRTPDMPPELPERLEAGTYNVVGLAGLRAGIDWLVERGPREVYAHERRLAARLLDGLLDCGAEVLGPLSPKLRGALAAFNLPGWEAQMLGAALEETGGIQTRSGLHCAPGAHELAGTLERGAVRVGLGAFTTDDDLDHLFTVIETLRRRKR
- a CDS encoding DUF3343 domain-containing protein, whose translation is MSAPRLYFVFRTTMHTIAAYRELEDAGISGELVSNPPGIPDCGIALRLAGADRTRAEELLADGETPPQRIVQERPAD